In a genomic window of Physeter macrocephalus isolate SW-GA chromosome 14, ASM283717v5, whole genome shotgun sequence:
- the SMOX gene encoding spermine oxidase isoform X3 has translation MLAVNPGGKGSGDDQKPQGHREVDVEMVPGTLWMQDVTRMTKVYNLTQEFFRHGKPVNAESQNSVGVFTREEVRNRIRDDPDDPEATKRLKLAMIQQYLKVESCESSSHSMDEVSLSAFGEWTEIPGAHHIIPSGFMRVVELLAEGIPAHIIQLGKPVRCVHWDQASSRPRGPEIEPRGEGNHNHDTGEGSQGGEEPQGERQDEDEQWPVVVECEDCEVIPADHVIVTVSLGVLKMQHASFFRPGLPAEKVAAIHRLGIGTTDKIFLEFEEPFWGPECNSLQFVWEDEAESHTLTYPPELWYRKICGFDVLYPPERYGHVLSGWICGEEALVMEKCDDEAVAEICTEMLRQFTGNPNIPKPRRILRSAWGSNPYFQGSYSYTQVGSSGADVEKLAKPLPYTESSKAAQGSSSKQLPGHLLSSKCPEQSLEPNRGSIKPMQVLFSGEATHRKYYSTTHGALLSGQREAARLIEMYRDLFQQGT, from the exons GTCTATAACTTGACCCAAGAGTTCTTCCGGCATGGTAAACCAGTCAATGCTGAGAGTCAGAACAGCGTGGGGGTGTTCACCCGAGAGGAGGTGCGCAACCGCATTAGGGACGACCCTGATGATCCAGAGGCCACCAAGCGCCTGAAGCTCGCCATGATCCAGCAGTACCTGAAG GTGGAGAGCTGTGAGAGTAGCTCGCACAGCATGGACGAGGTGTCCCTGAGCGCCTTTGGGGAGTGGACTGAGATTCCTGGTGCCCACCACATCATCCCCTCGGGCTTCATGCGGGTTGTGGAGCTGCTGGCTGAGGGCATCCCGGCCCACATCATCCAGCTGGGGAAACCCGTCCGTTGTGTTCACTGGGACCAGGCCTCGTCCCGCCCTCGGGGCCCTGAGATTGAGCCCCGGGGTGAGGGTAACCATAATCATGACACTGGGGAGGGCAGCCAGGGGGGAGAGGAGCCCCAGGGGGAGAGGCAGGATGAGGATGAGCAGTGGCCGGTGGTGGTGGAGTGCGAGGACTGTGAGGTGATCCCAGCGGACCACGTGATCGTGACCGTGTCGCTGGGCGTGCTCAAGATGCAGCATGCCAGCTTCTTCCGGCCAGGCCTGCCCGCTGAGAAGGTGGCTGCCATCCACCGACTGGGCATCGGCACCACCGACAAGATCTTTCTAGAATTCGAGGAGCCCTTCTGGGGCCCCGAGTGCAACAGCCTACAGTTTGTGTGGGAGGACGAGGCGGAGAGCCACACGCTCACTTACCCACCCGAGCTCTGGTACCGCAAGATCTGTGGCTTCGATGTCCTCTACCCGCCTGAGCGCTACGGTCACGTGCTGAGTGGCTGGATCTGTGGGGAGGAGGCCCTTGTCATGGAGAAATGTGATGACGAGGCTGTGGCCGAGATCTGCACAGAGATGCTGCGGCAGTTCACAG GGAACCCCAACATTCCAAAGCCTCGGCGAATTCTGCGCTCGGCCTGGGGCAGCAACCCCTACTTCCAGGGATCCTATTCATATACACAGGTGGGCTCGAGTGGGGCAGATGTGGAGAAGCTGGCCAAGCCCCTGCCATACACGGAGAGCTCCAAGGCAGCG CAAGGAAGCTCCTCAAAGCAGCTGCCTGGTCACCTTTTATCTTCCAAGTGCCCAGAACAGTCCCTGGAACCTAATAGAGGCTCCATAAAG CCCATGCAGGTGCTGTTCTCAGGTGAGGCCACCCACCGCAAGTACTATTCCACCACCCATGGTGCTCTGCTCTCTGGCCAGCGCGAGGCTGCCCGTCTCATTGAGATGTACCGAGACCTCTTCCAGCAGGGGACCTGA